The following DNA comes from Candidatus Dadabacteria bacterium.
GTTTTTAAGCGCATCCATAGACGCCTCGTAGGCGTTCTCGGAGTTTATCATCCTCACCTTCCTGGCGGCGCTTTCAGAGCGCGCCTGGGTGAGGGCGACTCTGGGCAGAACCCCGACCTCCACTTTTATTCGGGTTCTTCTCTCAAGGTCCAGGGCAAGATCGTAGGCTTTTTTCTCAAGATCGCGGTCGTGGGCCGCGGCCACGACTCCCCAGTAGCTTCTCTCAAGATCGAAAAGAGTCTTCGCCACCATGAGCTCAAATTCGTAAACGGAGATGTCCCTGTTCTTTCTCGAGAGCACCACGGATACCCTGTTGGAGGCTATATCGAAGCCGCGGAGCAGCTCCTGCCCCACGCTGAAACCCAGGCTCGCGGCCCACGAAGGGCTCAGGCTCTCAAGCGGAGAATCGGTCTCGGTCCGCGATACTTCAAGATCGTAGAGCTTGTAGAAGGTTCCGGTGGGCAGCTTCCCCGAGAGTTCGCTTCCGAAGGAGAAAACCTCGGCGTTTACTATTCCGTCCTCTATGAAGGCGCTGAGAACGGGGGTTTTTGTGTCGGCGTAGGAGGCCATGAAACTTATCTCGGGGTCATAGACTCCCCGTTTGCTCTTGTACTCCCCGCGTGCGGCGTCGACGCCGAGCATCCATACCCTTACGTCATGGTTTTTCTCAAGGGCCATTATCTTCGCCTGCGTGAGAGTGAGGGCCTGCGCCCCGACCGAGGCAAAGAGAAGACACGCGGCAAAAACCAGAAAGATTCTAAAGCGTTTTGACATCGAGATACTCCGTTACGTTGGAACCGGACCCCAGCGTTTCGTATCCTGGTCCGGATTTTTCGTCATCCTCTCTGAATGTGGGATAAAAATTTACTGAGAAAACCGCAAAAAGCATAATTTCAGGTCCCGCACTGCCTTGCGAAACGGAAAGAAATGTCGGGCAGTCGCTCAACTTTTTGTCCTTGCTCTTTTTATTCAAGGATTCTGGCGCATCAAGATCGGAGTTCTATGGCGTCCTGGCCCCTTGCAACTTCCGGGCGGCTTTATCAAATGTGTAGGAACCGGAAAATGGTCCGCCCTGCGTTTTGGCTACCGCCCGGGCCTTGTTTATGATCAGAGCATCGGCAAAATCAGCCCCGTCAGATTCCAGATAGTCATTTAAAGCCATCCACACGGCCGCCCCGTCTTCAAAGCGCACATTCGGCTCCTCAAACAACGCATGAACCACTCCGGCCAATTGATCCTTGTTAAGCCGGTACTTCTTCCCGCTTAACGTCCATAGGGTTCCTGCCAGCACCACGTCGGTTATCAGAACCGCATCGCCGCCCTTGATCAGACTGGCCGCTGTATCGGCCTGCGCCGCATCGTCATTCAGCAGATAACGCAACAGCACGTTGGTGTCGACCGCAATCATGGATCCAGTGCGTCTTCTAGAGATTCCTGATCCGTTACTGAAGGATCGCCCTTAACGTGTTGCAACAGTCCCTGGGCGGCCCCTTCCACCTTCCTGACGATGGTTAAGCGGCCGTCAGCAACAAAGGTCTCAATATAGTCGCCGGGCTTAATGCCAAGCTGATCGCACTGGCTGGCCGGGAGCGTGATTTGTCTTTTACTGCTGACTTTCGGCATTCCGTACCTCTTTACAAAGCTGATAACAGTAAAGATAGCTTGTTCTTTACTATGCGGCAAGGAGTAAAGAAATCCAGAGAATTCCTGAACCATGCCTCCTTATTCTCTGCCGGTTTTCCCCCACGATGTCGTTTTCCGTAACAACCATATTGAAGACGGGGGAACAGCCTCGCCGCTTAACAAGTACCGAACATGTCCCCCCAACCCCTGCAGCCCGTAATCCGGTGCCGCAAAACATTCCTTTTACAAAGCACCCGCTTAATATGAATCCGCTTCTAAGACCCCTCGGGACAGAGAATCGGAAACATAACTTCATGCCAGGTGTTCCCGAAATCTGAACGCGTTTACGGCAAGCAGTCCTTCCGCAACCGGAAAACTCTGACGGGTACGGCACAGCACCATAACAGGCAATCTTGCCCGCGGTCCGAGCAGTTCGTGAACCTTTAGGGCTTGAGCAAAGTCACGCGGCGTCGGAAGTTCCTTCCATTTCGCTTCCGCCAGAGTGAGACGACCGTCCTTCTCGATAATGAAATCCGTTTCGCGTGACTGGTCCCGATAGTGCCATATGGTCGCTTCCGGAGCCGCCAGAGACAGGTATTTCCGCAGTTCGCCAAAAACAAAAGTCTCCCATATCGCTCCAATCAGGTAGCTTTCGGTCACCGCCTGTCCTTTAAGCCCCAGAAGGAAACACAGCAACCCGACATCATTGAAAAAAAATTTGGGCGTCTTCGCAAGACGCTTCCCCGGATTCGCAAACCAAGGTTCAAGCAGCGTAACCTGGTTGGATGCCACAAGCACGTTCAGCCACTTGTCGGCGGTTTTGCTGTTTATTCCCGTTTCCTTGGCAATTTCCGACTTGTTAAGCAATTGTCCGCTGCGAAGAGCCAGGGCGCGCATGAAGCGGTCAAAGTCCCGCAACGATGAAACATTTAAAAGCTGGCGCACATCGCGCTCAAGATAAGTCGCCTGATAGCTGGCGAAATAGTCCGCGGGCCTCATCGCCGGATCCTTCCAGAGCTGCGGCATAAACCCGCGAGCGAGAATCCCGGCCATCCCCTCGCCCTCTTCCATGCGGGAAAACACGGGCCCAAGTTCCTGAACCGTAAGGCCTTCAAGCTCAAGCACGCCGCAACGTCCCGCCAGAGATTCCGATACTCCCTGCATCAGGCTGAATTTCTGCGACCCGGTCAGAATGAAGCGTCCATTCATATCCCTGCGCTTGTCTATTTCAACCTTCAGGTAGCGAAACAGCCTGGGGGCGTACTGAACCTCATCCACGAGCAGCGGCACGGAATGACGCGACAGAAACAACTGAGGGTCCTCTTCTGCCAACTGGGCTTCCGCCGGAAGGTCGAGACTTACGTAGTTATAGTCCCCGAACAGTTTTGTCAGCAGCGTTGTCTTGCCCGTCTGGCGGGCTCCCGTAACGACAACGGCAGGAAAGTGCCCCGCCATGCGCCTGACTGACGCGGCTATTTCTCTTGGAAACTCATTATCCGACATATCAGGTATTGAAACTCCATTATTTATGGGTTTAGAATAACTGAATTGTCAGGTCCTCTCAAGAGAAAAACAACTAGATGCGGAAAGAAACATTGACATGAAACTATTTTATCTATGCCCGAAGAGCTGTCTTTTTTTCTTCCGCGATTTTTTAATAACCATGAAAATTGGATGGCAGGCTTCTTCAGCGCAAACACCTTGAAGCCTATTGTTTTTTGCAAATCTGTTATTCCATGTTATATTTGCAAAACATGGAATATATCCAGCGCTATCTGACTAATACAATCCGCAAGGCTATGGTTTCTTTTCCAGCGGTGCTGGTCACCGGTGCCAGACAGACCGGCAAAACCACCTTGCTACGTACCGAATTCGGCACATCGCATGATTATGTATCGCTTGAACGCCCTGACATACGCAACAGGGCATTAGCGGATCCTGTAGGGTTTTTTACGCAGACCCCAGGACCGCTGATCCTGGATGAAATTCAATACGCGCCAGAGTTGCTGCATTACATAAAGGAGCTGATAGACACACGGCGCAGACCTGGACAGTGGCTACTTACAGGTTCTCAAAGCTTCTCGCTGATGCAGGGAGTGAGTCAGACGCTGGCCGGCCGCGTAGCCGTGTTGAACCTTGATCCCTTGTCCGTAAGAGAACTGTCGCAACAACCACAGGTCTCTCCCGAAGATATGCTTGAATGGATGTTCGGATCCGCTGAAAAGCACCCCCCCTCCAAGGCAGGAGGAATGTCCGACCCGGTTGATACGGTAGACGCAGAATTTTTCCGGAACGATAACAAGCAAGCCGCCGGTCCCGGCTTTGAGGATTGGCTGTTGCGCGGCGGCTTCCCCGAACCCTGTCTGAACAAACAGGTGGACCGGCAGCTTTGGTTTTCCGGTTATCTGCAAACTTACATACAGCGCGACGTCCGGGATTTGACTCAGGTAAGCGATTTGGAAACTTTCTACAAGTTCCTGCTGCTGGTCGCCGCCCGCACCGGACAACTCCTGAACATGACGGAGCTCGGAAACGAAATCGGCATTGCCGGACCTACGGTAAAGCGCTGGCTGTCCGTGCTTAAGACCAGTCAGCTGATCTGTCTACTGCCGCCTTATCATAAGAACTTCGGCAAACGACTAAGGAAAAGTCCCAAGCTGTATCTGCTTGATCCCGGACTTGCCGCTTTCATGCTGGGCCTGCATTCACAGAGCTCCATCCTGCAAGGTCCCTCCCTGGGAGCATTGGCGGAGACCGCCGTGGCGGCGGAGTGGCTGAAGTTTTTTCGCCAGCACGGGGAGGAACCCCAGATCTATTACTGGCAATCGAGCGGCGGCAAGGAAGTTGATCTGATCATCGAGCGCGACGGCAGACTGTACGCGCTTGAAGTCAAGGCGACGGCGACACCCCGGGCGGAACACGGCAAAAACCTCAAGCAGTGGCTGAAACTGGCCGGCGCGAACGCGCGCGGCGCGCTGGCCTGCAACATCAACAAACCGCAAGCCTTGCTGCCGGGCATAAGAGCCATTCCCTGGCATCTGAACGCGTACTCCGATTGAAACAGCCCTCTAATATTCCAGAACCCAATGCTTTTTTGGTATCAGCTTGAAATGTTCAACTGGTTCTCTTAATAGCCCAGATCAGCTCCAAAACGCAGATCTGAACCTAGGTTTTCGTGCAGCCTGAGATTGGCACAAAGCATTCATAGTTCTTCTTGAACTCCTATCTGCTGTAACAAACGTTGTCTGACTTTTTCATATACAGAGATTTCGCTTTCTTCAGCAACCTCTAAAGTTACCGCCAAACCGTAGGGGATTTTCTCCTCTAATTTTTCGGTTGCATCTTTTTTGCATATAACCTGCAAAACAATTTCTTCATTTTGCTGAAACTCCCTCAATTCGCTTTTTCCTTCTAGGACTTCATGCTGAACGGTTCCGCGTTTGTTTTGATTATGATCACTGTCGACACGCTTAAGTCTCAGGGGGGGGGTTCATCCCATTTAGAAGCGGATTTGATTTCGAGCTTAGCTTCTCTGAAATAACAATGTCCCGGATTGATCGGTGAGAACCATGCCAAGGTGACTACCATGCGACGAAACATCCTCTGACCGCCGAATTCGGCAGGAACGGGAAAGCGGTACTCATGTATTTCTTCGACTGTTATTTCACCGAAGCCGATTACCGTGCCGCGTTGTTCGGTACAAGCCAACACCCTCTCTACATTCACCGCCCCTAAGCTCCTGTCGCTACGCTACCCAGATCAAGCAATTACTTTCGTTCGGATATTGACTTTTTGAATGTATGTTGTATCATACACGGTACAATACTTTCTGAAAAGGTTATTATGCAAGAAAAACCTGCACATCCCGGGACTTTTATCAGAGAAAAAATTTTTCCGCACGGCATGACCGTCACGGCGGCCGCAGAATTACTTAACATTGGTAGACCTGGACTATCAAGAGTTTTGAATGGAAAGGCAGCCCTGTCTCTCGAGTTAGCGGAGCGCATACAGCATGCTTTCGGTTTTCCGGCTGAAAAGCTTCTGAAAATGCAGGCTTCTTACAACTCTGAGACATCAAATCCTGCTGGTCTTTACGTACCTCCTTTCCTCCATATTCTCGCCCGACAGATTGAAAGGTGGGCATCGGAAAACAATGAAGCACGGAGGAGGCTTCCTGTGCTGCTACGCATTCTGGTGAATTCAACCGCAAGCGGCCTGAAGAAGGTTGATTTCTCGGGAAATGAGGATGCCGAAAGACCCGGATGGGACGGGACTGTTGAAGCAGATAGTGCAACCCCTTGGATTTCCCAAGGCTCTTCGTGCTGGGAGTTCGGGTGCGGTAAAGATATAAAGCGTAAAGCCGACAGCGACTTCAAAAAAAGAACCGGATTTGTACCGGAGATAGAACGCCTAGCCACCACGTTTGTTTTCGTCACCCCGAGAAAATGGATCGGAAAAAACGACTGGGAAAGGACTCGCCGCGAAGAACGTCAATGGGGAAACGTGCGGGTCTTTGACGCAAGCGACCTTGAGCAGTGGATAGAGCAATCGATTCCCGCACAGATATGGTTCGCACATGAAACGGGAATTAGCAGCGAAGGGGTGTTTTCGCTGGAACAGTGCTGGAAGCACTGGCAGGCGGACTGCGAGCCCGCCCTTGCGCCGTCCCTTTTCGACCAAGCGTTAATGGAATCAAAAAACCGTGTCGAACGGTGGCTTGCCGACCCTCCGGGTGAACCTCTTAAAATAGCAGCCGACTCAACGGCGGAAGCACTCGCGTATCTCCATGTCGTGTTTTCTGAAGAAGAACCCTTGTTTCAGGAAAACAGGGACAGAGTGGAGGTATTCAAGGAACCCGGCATTCTTCCTGACCTTCTTTCCGCAGAATCCGGCCTGATCGTCGTTTCAACCTCCCCGGAAACCGAACGCGAACTTGCTCCCTACCGGAAATCGCTAAAAGCAATTCTCGTTTATTCACAGAACATGGCGAACGTAAATCCCGACATAACCCTGAAGCCGCTTAACTACTCCGCACTTGACAATTCTCTGAAAGAAATGGGATTCGATCGGGATGACATCGACCGATATCGCCGCGAGTGCGGCTACTCCCTTACAGTTCTCCGCCGTCGGCTCTCAAGGCTACCGAAAGTCAGAACTCCGCAATGGGCGGGTACGGAGCACGCGGAAAAGCTGATCCCCATGGTATTAGCAGGCGCATGGAACTCCAGCAACGAAACGGACAATTTTCTCGTCTCGGAATTAGCGGATGGAATGGATGTTGAGAGTGAAATCCGCAGGCTGTCTCAGCTTGAAGATTCTCCCGTATGGTCATTTGACTCGTATAGGGGCGTGAAGTCGAAAATCGACGCCCTGTTCGCAGCCAGCGAATCCGTAACGGCGTCGCATATCGAGAGGTTTTTTCAGGTGGCGGAAATCGTCCTCTCAGAATACGACCCTGCGCTTGACCTCCACGGAAAATCCCGAGAGATTTCGGACCTGCTCAGAGGAAGCGTAATTAACTCCTTTGTCCTTCTTGCCGTGCACGGCAACGAGCTCTTTAGAGAGAGGATAGGTTTTGATATAGAAATACAGATCCAGAAAATAATAAGAGAACTGCTTGAACCCCTTACCGCAAGAACTCTCGAAGACCAATGTGATGCACTGCCCGCGTACGCGGAAGCCGCACCCGGCACCTTTCTGTCCATTATTGAACAGGACATTGATGAAAACGAAGGCAAGGAAGTCTTTGATTTTTTCCGTCCCATAAGCACATCTTCTTCTGGGTCACCGTCCAGGGCGGAGATGCTCTGGGCGCTTGAGTCTCTTGCATGGTCCGGCGAGTACCTAGCGCGCGTAGCGAGAATACTGGCGCGCATCGCCGAAGAGGAAATTGCCGACAACTGGGCCAACAGCGCGACAAACAGCCTCAGTGCCATATTCCGTTCATGGATCCCCCAGACCTCTGTGCCCGTCAATAAACGCATCGAAGTTTTTAACCGTCTTCTAGAAGAGCGCCGCAACAAAGAGTTCCATGACAGCGTAGTCTGGTCCTTGTGTATTGAGCAGTTAAATACCGGGCACAGGACCGGACATTGCAGCTACAAGCCGAAATGGCGCACTGACGGGCATGAACACGGGGAACCCGCAACGGAAAACGAGAATCTCGAATTCATCCGCAACGCGGCAAGACAAGCCATTGACTGGCAGTATCATACTAAGGAGACCCTAGCGGATCTTATCCAGTGTCTAGGTCCTCCCACTGAAATACCATATGAATGGCTACCTGAAGTCTGGAAACTGACTGAAAACTGGCACAACGAGAAAAGCACTTCGGATTCGGACAGGGCATGGCTTTACGAAATAATGCACGCCTCGGTTGATTTCAGGATTTTCCCCGAGGCACGCAGGATATATGAAATGCTTGAGCCTTCGGATCCGATTCTTGAGCACCGGTGGCTCTTTCGGAAGTTCTCCGTCCCGCGAGCAAAAAAGTCCGATTACCTGAAGTCCACAGATTTCCGCAAACACGCAGAGAAAATCAAAAAACAGAGAATATCCGCTCTCCATGAAATTCATTCCAAACGGGGAGTCGGCGGACTGATAGAGCTTGCGAGATACGGGGAAGGACAGATGGTAATCGGGGGTCTGTCCGTGCAGGTCGATTCTTTTGATGACAACGAGGCAAAAGCTCTTGTCCTTAAAGCTCTTGACGGCATCACGGAAGAAAACAGCCAGCATATGGAAAGACTGATCGCAGGAACTCTCGGCGGACTTGAGGACGCTTGTCTCGAAAAGATCCTTGAAGGTTTCTCGGAAGCAATTCCCGAAGAAAGGTTTCTCAAGATTCTCCTGCTCGCTCCTTTCGGCAGGAAAACTTGGGAGTTTGCAGACAAACTTCCGGGAGAAGGAAGATTGCGATATTGGAAAGAAGTCAATTTGCGGATGATTTACAACCCATCTGAAGTAAATGAAGCCGTGGAGAAGCTGATACAGGTAAAACGTCCTCGCGAGGCGGTTTTTCTACTTGAATACGATCTTAAAATAATTGAGCCAAGGCGCGTATTACGGCTGCTTGAGACTATAGTCAAAATCGGAAACGAAGAACAAAAAAATTATCAAGTAAACCTCGACCAGGAGTTTGTTGAAGAAGCATTCAAATATCTGGATGAAAGAGCGGATACCCCAAGCGCACAAATATTAAATCTGGAATTTGAATTCGTCAATTTCCTAGAAAGATCGGAAAGAGGGATGCGCGTGCTGGAGAGAAAAATAAACGAGCATCCTGAACTTTTCGCGGAAATGGTTGTGCTGGCATACAGACGCGATGACGGACAAGAAGACAAAGTCCCATCTTCTGTTCCAGAAAATATCGTTAAAAACAGAGCATGGAAGATGTACAGGTCAATTAAAGCGATAAGGCGGCTTCCAGGGCGAGATGAATTCGGAAACCTAAACACCGAGAGACTAATTAGGTGGATTTTTGATGTGCGGGGGAGGTGCGAGCGACGCGGACGGCTTAATATGGGTGACATCTGCATAGGCTCCCTTCTTTCGAATTCGCCGGAAGGCAATGATGGGATCTGGCCATTTGAACCCGTCAGAGATGCGTTGGAGAAAATTTACAGTGAACATCTCGGCAAAGGATTCACCTTGGGCAGCTACGATTCATGCCGCATACATATAGGCCATGGAGGTGACCCGGAACGTGCGATTGAAAACAAGCATAAAGAATGGGCACAGAGAACACAGTACTCTCATCCAAAAACATCTAAAATGCTAAGAGAGATTGCTGAGCACTATTCTGATCTGGGAAGACATTATGATATAGAAGCCGAAAAGTTCTATCGACAGCTGTCTTTCTAACATGAAACAGAAGCTAAGATATACAGAGGATTTCCCGAAACCGCAGAATCGCAATTTTCACGTAAAACGCGTTACATGGATATAAAACTTAAGTTGCCTTATAAAATTGTTTCCTACCTGAGACGAATAAAAATTGAATATGATCAGTATGAGAACGAGTTCTTTTCGAATATTGTCAGTTCAGCAAAAGTGTTTATCAGGAAACCGTTCAGAATCTACGAAGATTTTGGCGGGGTCAGACACGACTATGACGTTGTATTTTTTCTCCCAGCTTCTGTTATGGAAAAAATCGACCTCAGGAAGGAAAAATCCTATCGTGAAGAAATTCGCAAAGATCTTGAAAGATGCAAAGATGTCGAAGATGAATACTTTCAAAATGTTTTCTTTGCCTGTGAAAACGAGAACGATGAAGAATACCGCCAAGCCGTCTCACTGACTGACCGCCCCCAAGTTAACCCCGAAACGCTGGATATCTGGAAACCCGGGCAGGTGAGACTTTTCATAAGTCACCGAGACAATTACAAGAAAGAAGCAAGAGAATTGGCCGATGCTCTGGAAGCTTACGGGATATCTTCGTTTGTCGCCCACGAAGCTATCGGACCGATGACCACATGGCAGCATGAAATTCTCAAAGGCTTGGAGACAATGGAGATTATGCTGACCTTTATAACCGATGATTTCCATGAAAGCGTATGGACCAATCAGGAAATAGGCTTTGCGCTTGCTCGCAATATCCCGGTTCTATCTCTCAAGCTCCAAAATACCGACCCGAGGGGTTTTGTCAGCGGTGAGCAAGCTCTAAAAGGTAATTTTGAACGCCCGTCGGATTCCGCTCCAGAAATTTACAAACTCATTGAGAAAAGGCTAAATGACAAGAAACGCATGCAGGGTGCTCTGATCACCGCATTTATCGAGTCACCCAGCTGGGACGATACGCGGGTCCGATTTAACCGATTAAACAACGTTGTCGAAAGCCTGTCGGAAAAAGAAGTGGAGCGAATTATTGACGGATTCAAGAAAAACGACCAACTCTATCACGCTATTTACCTCAAAAACGAATATAATCGCCTCAAGAATTTTTTAGAGCGAACCACGGGGAAAAAATATGTCATTAGGGGCAATATTATCTCCTACGAAGGCGAACCCGAGTTTCCAGAATAATTATCACGCAACAACACAAAAGGCTTAAGGAGAGAAAAATGACTAAAAGACAAAAACCGGAACCCAGCGAACCTGACGAAGTCTTCAGCAACGAGCTTTTCTCGGTAGCCCGTTTCGGTAAAA
Coding sequences within:
- a CDS encoding type II toxin-antitoxin system VapC family toxin, with translation MIAVDTNVLLRYLLNDDAAQADTAASLIKGGDAVLITDVVLAGTLWTLSGKKYRLNKDQLAGVVHALFEEPNVRFEDGAAVWMALNDYLESDGADFADALIINKARAVAKTQGGPFSGSYTFDKAARKLQGARTP
- a CDS encoding AbrB/MazE/SpoVT family DNA-binding domain-containing protein — its product is MPKVSSKRQITLPASQCDQLGIKPGDYIETFVADGRLTIVRKVEGAAQGLLQHVKGDPSVTDQESLEDALDP
- a CDS encoding ATP-binding protein; its protein translation is MSDNEFPREIAASVRRMAGHFPAVVVTGARQTGKTTLLTKLFGDYNYVSLDLPAEAQLAEEDPQLFLSRHSVPLLVDEVQYAPRLFRYLKVEIDKRRDMNGRFILTGSQKFSLMQGVSESLAGRCGVLELEGLTVQELGPVFSRMEEGEGMAGILARGFMPQLWKDPAMRPADYFASYQATYLERDVRQLLNVSSLRDFDRFMRALALRSGQLLNKSEIAKETGINSKTADKWLNVLVASNQVTLLEPWFANPGKRLAKTPKFFFNDVGLLCFLLGLKGQAVTESYLIGAIWETFVFGELRKYLSLAAPEATIWHYRDQSRETDFIIEKDGRLTLAEAKWKELPTPRDFAQALKVHELLGPRARLPVMVLCRTRQSFPVAEGLLAVNAFRFREHLA
- a CDS encoding ATP-binding protein, with translation MDGRLLQRKHLEAYCFLQICYSMLYLQNMEYIQRYLTNTIRKAMVSFPAVLVTGARQTGKTTLLRTEFGTSHDYVSLERPDIRNRALADPVGFFTQTPGPLILDEIQYAPELLHYIKELIDTRRRPGQWLLTGSQSFSLMQGVSQTLAGRVAVLNLDPLSVRELSQQPQVSPEDMLEWMFGSAEKHPPSKAGGMSDPVDTVDAEFFRNDNKQAAGPGFEDWLLRGGFPEPCLNKQVDRQLWFSGYLQTYIQRDVRDLTQVSDLETFYKFLLLVAARTGQLLNMTELGNEIGIAGPTVKRWLSVLKTSQLICLLPPYHKNFGKRLRKSPKLYLLDPGLAAFMLGLHSQSSILQGPSLGALAETAVAAEWLKFFRQHGEEPQIYYWQSSGGKEVDLIIERDGRLYALEVKATATPRAEHGKNLKQWLKLAGANARGALACNINKPQALLPGIRAIPWHLNAYSD
- a CDS encoding HigA family addiction module antidote protein; translation: MQEKPAHPGTFIREKIFPHGMTVTAAAELLNIGRPGLSRVLNGKAALSLELAERIQHAFGFPAEKLLKMQASYNSETSNPAGLYVPPFLHILARQIERWASENNEARRRLPVLLRILVNSTASGLKKVDFSGNEDAERPGWDGTVEADSATPWISQGSSCWEFGCGKDIKRKADSDFKKRTGFVPEIERLATTFVFVTPRKWIGKNDWERTRREERQWGNVRVFDASDLEQWIEQSIPAQIWFAHETGISSEGVFSLEQCWKHWQADCEPALAPSLFDQALMESKNRVERWLADPPGEPLKIAADSTAEALAYLHVVFSEEEPLFQENRDRVEVFKEPGILPDLLSAESGLIVVSTSPETERELAPYRKSLKAILVYSQNMANVNPDITLKPLNYSALDNSLKEMGFDRDDIDRYRRECGYSLTVLRRRLSRLPKVRTPQWAGTEHAEKLIPMVLAGAWNSSNETDNFLVSELADGMDVESEIRRLSQLEDSPVWSFDSYRGVKSKIDALFAASESVTASHIERFFQVAEIVLSEYDPALDLHGKSREISDLLRGSVINSFVLLAVHGNELFRERIGFDIEIQIQKIIRELLEPLTARTLEDQCDALPAYAEAAPGTFLSIIEQDIDENEGKEVFDFFRPISTSSSGSPSRAEMLWALESLAWSGEYLARVARILARIAEEEIADNWANSATNSLSAIFRSWIPQTSVPVNKRIEVFNRLLEERRNKEFHDSVVWSLCIEQLNTGHRTGHCSYKPKWRTDGHEHGEPATENENLEFIRNAARQAIDWQYHTKETLADLIQCLGPPTEIPYEWLPEVWKLTENWHNEKSTSDSDRAWLYEIMHASVDFRIFPEARRIYEMLEPSDPILEHRWLFRKFSVPRAKKSDYLKSTDFRKHAEKIKKQRISALHEIHSKRGVGGLIELARYGEGQMVIGGLSVQVDSFDDNEAKALVLKALDGITEENSQHMERLIAGTLGGLEDACLEKILEGFSEAIPEERFLKILLLAPFGRKTWEFADKLPGEGRLRYWKEVNLRMIYNPSEVNEAVEKLIQVKRPREAVFLLEYDLKIIEPRRVLRLLETIVKIGNEEQKNYQVNLDQEFVEEAFKYLDERADTPSAQILNLEFEFVNFLERSERGMRVLERKINEHPELFAEMVVLAYRRDDGQEDKVPSSVPENIVKNRAWKMYRSIKAIRRLPGRDEFGNLNTERLIRWIFDVRGRCERRGRLNMGDICIGSLLSNSPEGNDGIWPFEPVRDALEKIYSEHLGKGFTLGSYDSCRIHIGHGGDPERAIENKHKEWAQRTQYSHPKTSKMLREIAEHYSDLGRHYDIEAEKFYRQLSF
- a CDS encoding toll/interleukin-1 receptor domain-containing protein; amino-acid sequence: MDIKLKLPYKIVSYLRRIKIEYDQYENEFFSNIVSSAKVFIRKPFRIYEDFGGVRHDYDVVFFLPASVMEKIDLRKEKSYREEIRKDLERCKDVEDEYFQNVFFACENENDEEYRQAVSLTDRPQVNPETLDIWKPGQVRLFISHRDNYKKEARELADALEAYGISSFVAHEAIGPMTTWQHEILKGLETMEIMLTFITDDFHESVWTNQEIGFALARNIPVLSLKLQNTDPRGFVSGEQALKGNFERPSDSAPEIYKLIEKRLNDKKRMQGALITAFIESPSWDDTRVRFNRLNNVVESLSEKEVERIIDGFKKNDQLYHAIYLKNEYNRLKNFLERTTGKKYVIRGNIISYEGEPEFPE